In Halobaculum rubrum, the following are encoded in one genomic region:
- a CDS encoding ABC transporter substrate-binding protein: MTEDDITRVFDRMNRRTFLTGTGAAGVAAVSGCLGGDSGQSDGETTDSGSDSGSDSGSDSDSGSMSGGTLNLALVKSPLEFDPVVLNDVPSDQVASQIFEGLYTYDEGTGVVPELATGEPEVNDDGTVYTVTMTTEATFSNGDPVTPEDVKYSFEAPVDEETENASEFNMIDSIETEGDDTIVFTLKYPYGPFMNTLAAGRIVPMSVREDDKNAFNTQNPVGSGPFVFDGWEEGDYVDLVRDEDYWGEPMANLEKIHFTPITEATTRVTTLRNGENDVVEEIPPKLYSTVRDIDDASIDEVPGIGYFYLAFNCNEGPTADARVREAIDYCFSMDTAVEQYVEPTGVRQYSPTPASITEDWGFPIDEWEQIPHDKNIDEATALFEEAGVSMDYNWKIIVPPDDKREQIGISVSNGLKEAGFNNVSVQRLDWGAFLEAYVTGNEDDYNMYTLGWSGTPDPDAFTYYMFGRTDDTLGVTNGSYYGANSQRGKDAAQKIVDARQSADREERKQLYTEAITTILEDRAHLPAYNLKNSFGVKEYVNDFTSHPVDSFHLVTDNNNVSVDK, encoded by the coding sequence ATGACAGAAGATGACATAACTCGCGTATTCGACCGGATGAACCGGCGCACGTTCCTAACCGGGACCGGTGCGGCCGGCGTCGCAGCCGTCTCCGGCTGCCTCGGCGGCGACAGCGGCCAAAGCGACGGCGAAACTACCGATTCCGGCTCCGATTCGGGCTCCGATTCCGGCTCCGACAGCGACTCGGGCAGCATGAGCGGCGGCACGCTCAACCTCGCGCTCGTCAAGAGCCCGCTGGAGTTCGACCCGGTCGTGCTCAACGACGTCCCGTCCGACCAGGTGGCCAGCCAGATCTTCGAGGGGCTGTACACGTACGACGAGGGAACCGGCGTGGTCCCCGAGCTCGCGACGGGCGAGCCCGAGGTCAACGACGACGGCACCGTGTACACGGTGACGATGACGACGGAGGCGACGTTCTCGAACGGCGACCCCGTCACCCCCGAGGACGTGAAGTACAGCTTCGAGGCCCCGGTCGACGAGGAGACCGAGAACGCCTCGGAGTTCAACATGATCGACTCGATCGAGACGGAAGGCGACGACACGATCGTGTTCACCCTGAAGTACCCGTACGGGCCGTTCATGAACACGCTCGCCGCCGGCCGTATCGTCCCCATGTCCGTCCGAGAGGACGACAAGAACGCGTTCAACACCCAGAACCCCGTCGGGTCGGGGCCGTTCGTCTTCGACGGCTGGGAGGAGGGCGACTACGTCGACCTCGTGCGCGACGAAGACTACTGGGGCGAGCCGATGGCGAACCTCGAGAAGATCCACTTCACGCCGATCACGGAGGCGACGACTCGCGTCACCACGCTCCGCAACGGCGAGAACGACGTGGTCGAGGAGATCCCACCGAAGCTGTACTCGACGGTTCGCGACATCGACGACGCGAGCATCGACGAGGTGCCGGGTATCGGCTACTTCTACCTCGCGTTCAACTGTAACGAGGGCCCGACGGCGGACGCACGCGTCCGCGAGGCGATCGACTACTGCTTCTCGATGGACACCGCCGTCGAGCAGTACGTCGAGCCGACCGGCGTCCGTCAGTACTCCCCCACGCCCGCCTCGATCACCGAGGATTGGGGCTTCCCGATCGACGAGTGGGAGCAGATCCCCCACGACAAGAACATCGACGAGGCGACCGCCCTCTTCGAGGAGGCCGGCGTCTCGATGGACTACAACTGGAAGATCATCGTCCCGCCGGACGACAAGCGCGAACAGATCGGCATCTCGGTGTCGAACGGCCTCAAGGAGGCCGGATTCAACAACGTCTCGGTCCAGCGGCTCGACTGGGGCGCGTTCCTCGAGGCCTACGTCACCGGCAACGAGGACGACTACAACATGTACACGCTCGGCTGGTCCGGCACCCCCGACCCCGACGCGTTCACTTACTACATGTTCGGTCGCACCGACGACACGCTCGGCGTCACCAACGGGTCGTACTACGGCGCCAACAGCCAGCGGGGCAAGGACGCCGCCCAGAAAATCGTCGACGCCCGGCAGTCGGCCGACCGCGAGGAGCGCAAGCAGCTGTACACCGAGGCCATCACCACGATCCTCGAAGACCGGGCCCACCTGCCCGCGTACAACCTCAAGAACAGCTTCGGCGTGAAAGAGTACGTCAACGACTTCACGTCGCACCCGGTGGACTCGTTCCACCTGGTGACCGACAACAACAACGTCTCGGTCGACAAGTAG
- the trmY gene encoding tRNA (pseudouridine(54)-N(1))-methyltransferase TrmY gives MRQFVVCGHDAPTTPEFSLDDLAGGAGRLDLLCRCVNAGLFLSHGIREDSRVHLVLGDEYTVRFSGATARGLHPDERTTAARVRDALDARDGAIGHMPAEVSPGVELYRMGVETTLDTIDGTVVQLHEDGEPLAETDPPDDPVFVLSDHSDFTAEETDLLADRADRRIRLGPKAIHADHAISVANNYLDTEGYERY, from the coding sequence ATGCGCCAGTTCGTCGTCTGCGGTCACGACGCGCCCACGACCCCCGAGTTCAGTCTCGACGACCTCGCCGGCGGGGCGGGACGACTGGATCTGCTGTGTCGGTGTGTGAACGCCGGGCTGTTTCTCTCGCACGGGATCCGCGAGGACAGCCGCGTCCACCTCGTGCTCGGCGACGAGTACACCGTCCGGTTCTCGGGCGCGACGGCTCGCGGACTTCACCCCGACGAGCGTACGACGGCCGCGCGCGTTCGCGACGCGCTCGACGCGCGTGACGGGGCGATCGGCCACATGCCCGCGGAGGTGTCGCCCGGCGTCGAACTGTACCGGATGGGTGTCGAGACGACGCTCGACACGATAGACGGCACCGTCGTCCAACTCCACGAGGACGGGGAGCCGCTCGCCGAGACTGACCCGCCCGATGACCCGGTGTTCGTCCTCTCGGACCACTCGGACTTCACCGCCGAGGAGACCGATCTCCTTGCCGACCGCGCCGACCGTCGGATTCGCCTCGGTCCGAAGGCGATCCACGCGGACCACGCCATCAGCGTCGCCAACAACTACCTAGACACCGAGGGCTACGAGCGGTACTGA
- a CDS encoding AI-2E family transporter, which translates to MMDETEFDRSRVVWLVLAAVLAGTLGLLVYSYIGTFVLGIFIYYAARPVYRRLRLLVESPEIAAAGALFAFEIPFLAVTGYLLFLAVRELEQYAGAGAEIVAWFLPIPPAELARGIADPQAYVSSFDVASIADVLRTGGDVLGPIATFFLHLSLAIALAFYLLRDGGRIADWFRDEVGADSALWLYASLVDRDFQVVYFGNIRTVIVVALLAVGIYNGLNIVAPPGLKIPIPNVLALLTGAATLIPIVVGKVVYVPTAVYLVLRAIESDPQTLWFPALVAIVALLVLDLFPIMVIRPVLAGQTTHRGAMMFSYIFGGLLFNWYGIFLGPLLLIAAIHLVRVGLSELAHGDRVTAEVTTAHGLGSMPRPDKEPPDEAATADGDAAVKE; encoded by the coding sequence ATGATGGACGAGACGGAGTTCGACCGGTCGCGAGTAGTCTGGTTGGTCCTTGCTGCCGTTCTCGCCGGAACGCTCGGTCTGTTGGTGTACTCGTACATCGGGACGTTCGTCCTCGGAATATTCATCTACTACGCGGCTCGGCCCGTCTACCGTCGGTTACGGCTCCTCGTCGAGAGTCCCGAGATCGCGGCGGCGGGCGCGCTGTTCGCGTTCGAGATCCCGTTTCTCGCGGTAACCGGGTATCTCCTGTTCCTCGCAGTCAGGGAACTCGAGCAGTACGCCGGAGCGGGCGCCGAAATCGTCGCCTGGTTCCTGCCGATTCCTCCCGCGGAGCTGGCTCGAGGGATCGCCGACCCGCAGGCGTACGTTTCGTCGTTCGACGTGGCATCGATCGCCGATGTTCTCAGGACTGGCGGGGACGTGTTGGGGCCGATCGCGACGTTCTTCCTGCACCTCTCTCTGGCCATCGCCCTCGCGTTCTATCTCCTCCGGGACGGCGGCCGCATCGCGGACTGGTTCCGTGACGAGGTGGGAGCGGACTCGGCCCTGTGGCTCTATGCGTCGCTCGTCGATCGCGACTTCCAGGTGGTGTATTTCGGGAACATCCGGACCGTGATCGTCGTCGCGCTTCTCGCCGTGGGCATCTACAACGGGCTCAACATCGTCGCCCCGCCGGGACTGAAGATTCCTATCCCCAACGTCCTCGCGCTTCTCACGGGCGCGGCGACGCTCATTCCCATCGTCGTGGGGAAGGTCGTATATGTCCCGACGGCGGTATATCTGGTGCTGAGAGCGATCGAGTCGGACCCGCAAACGCTGTGGTTTCCCGCTCTCGTGGCCATCGTGGCGCTGCTCGTCCTCGATCTGTTCCCCATCATGGTTATCAGGCCGGTCCTCGCCGGTCAGACTACCCACAGGGGAGCGATGATGTTCTCGTACATCTTCGGTGGGCTCCTGTTCAACTGGTACGGCATCTTCCTCGGCCCGCTGTTACTGATAGCGGCCATCCATCTCGTCCGCGTGGGCCTCTCGGAACTCGCTCACGGCGACCGGGTCACGGCAGAGGTAACGACCGCTCACGGGCTCGGCTCGATGCCACGGCCCGACAAGGAACCACCGGACGAGGCGGCGACCGCGGACGGCGACGCCGCTGTCAAGGAGTGA
- a CDS encoding twin-arginine translocation signal domain-containing protein: MGDNGDGGGTGRWHRRDVLRATGVLAGAAVLGGPAAAQSTPEASYVVEQGSTCVPVRPLRGTLTAEQFYEYQLPSRYVSEENGAVVGDTDRYISAGTRDLQRADTSIIFLYDGPKGVSLVVVHGGPNSPDGGSATFTFVGLPITGDWVVRDDLYGGGSNYDRWNVGGEPQRIDWTWAAGRTDGGVFRPLGTEADVTIDPAFNETADLFDSYYEGSVTDWELLSATERGVERVTLALDQPIRIKTGSCGSDGTNDGGDGNGDDSNESDATNDSEDGDDGGTSEESDPTDDAGPPEDSNAPEDAGPPEDAGPPDDAGPPDSDAEDAQDSDDDEEDNDDDDDDNREREEDDDDDDDEEDDDDDEEEDDDDEEDDDDDDDD, encoded by the coding sequence ATGGGCGACAACGGCGACGGCGGCGGGACGGGAAGGTGGCACAGACGGGACGTCCTGCGAGCGACAGGGGTGCTTGCCGGCGCGGCTGTACTCGGGGGGCCGGCGGCCGCGCAGTCGACGCCGGAGGCGTCGTACGTCGTCGAGCAAGGCTCGACGTGCGTTCCGGTCCGTCCCCTGCGGGGGACGCTCACGGCCGAGCAGTTCTACGAGTACCAGCTGCCGTCGCGGTACGTTTCCGAGGAGAACGGCGCGGTCGTCGGCGACACCGACCGGTACATCTCCGCCGGAACGCGCGACCTCCAGCGCGCCGACACCAGCATCATCTTCCTGTACGACGGCCCAAAGGGCGTGAGTCTGGTCGTCGTTCACGGCGGCCCGAACAGTCCCGACGGCGGGTCGGCGACGTTCACCTTCGTCGGGCTCCCGATCACCGGCGACTGGGTCGTCAGGGACGACCTGTACGGCGGGGGGTCGAACTACGACCGGTGGAACGTCGGCGGCGAGCCGCAGCGTATCGACTGGACATGGGCCGCCGGACGAACGGACGGGGGCGTCTTTCGCCCCCTCGGCACCGAGGCCGACGTGACGATCGACCCCGCGTTCAACGAGACCGCCGACCTGTTCGACAGCTACTACGAGGGCAGCGTGACCGACTGGGAACTCCTCTCGGCGACCGAAAGAGGGGTCGAACGTGTGACGCTTGCGCTCGATCAACCGATCCGCATCAAAACCGGGTCGTGTGGCTCCGACGGGACGAACGACGGTGGGGACGGCAACGGCGACGACAGCAACGAATCGGACGCGACGAACGACAGCGAGGACGGCGACGACGGGGGGACGAGCGAGGAGTCGGATCCCACCGACGACGCCGGACCGCCCGAGGATTCGAATGCGCCCGAGGACGCCGGACCGCCCGAGGATGCAGGACCGCCGGATGACGCCGGGCCGCCCGATAGCGACGCCGAAGACGCTCAGGATTCGGACGACGATGAGGAAGATAACGACGACGATGATGACGATAACCGCGAACGTGAGGAGGATGATGATGACGACGACGATGAGGAAGATGACGACGACGACGAAGAGGAAGACGACGACGATGAGGAAGATGACGACGACGACGATGACGACTGA
- a CDS encoding archaellin/type IV pilin N-terminal domain-containing protein, with protein MFEFITDEEERGQVGIGTLIVFIAMVLVAAIAAGVLINTAGFLQSKSQETGQQSSKQVSDRVQEVATVGNVNSAGDAVNFVNVTVTQGAGAGEIDLENTTVTWIGPSGTYQLIAHSDFDNTSDATGATFTYDVIKDSDGSAPVLNDNDDRLQYIFDVDQFAEGDLSEGDEVTIKINTRAGATTEIRFTVPESLGNKEAVEL; from the coding sequence ATGTTCGAATTCATTACGGACGAAGAAGAGCGCGGGCAGGTGGGTATCGGGACGCTCATCGTGTTCATCGCGATGGTACTGGTGGCGGCGATCGCCGCCGGCGTCCTCATCAACACCGCCGGCTTCCTCCAGAGCAAGTCGCAGGAAACCGGACAACAGAGCAGTAAGCAAGTCAGCGACCGCGTGCAGGAGGTCGCCACCGTCGGCAACGTGAACAGCGCCGGCGACGCCGTCAACTTCGTCAACGTGACCGTGACACAGGGGGCCGGCGCCGGAGAGATCGACCTGGAGAACACGACGGTTACGTGGATCGGTCCAAGCGGGACTTACCAACTGATTGCCCACAGCGACTTCGACAACACCTCAGACGCTACGGGTGCCACGTTCACCTACGACGTGATCAAGGACAGCGACGGCAGCGCGCCCGTCCTCAACGACAACGACGACCGGCTGCAGTACATCTTCGACGTCGACCAGTTCGCCGAGGGAGACCTCTCCGAGGGCGACGAGGTGACGATCAAGATCAACACGAGGGCCGGCGCGACCACAGAGATCCGGTTCACCGTGCCCGAGTCGCTCGGGAACAAGGAAGCCGTCGAACTGTAA
- a CDS encoding AAA family ATPase has product MSDTTRLVVVCGLPGAGKSTVAAAVADRLDAAIVRTDVVRKELFPDPSYTDEESRRTYEAVFDRAGDRLAGGDSVVLDGTFRRAARRQEARDLAERRGAELQLVRVRCDEQTAKARIRSRADDPSDADVDVYDLLREEFEPVDDSVVVDNSGDLDATLARVRTLF; this is encoded by the coding sequence ATGTCGGACACCACGCGTCTCGTCGTCGTCTGCGGGCTCCCGGGTGCCGGGAAATCGACGGTCGCGGCGGCGGTCGCCGACCGCCTCGACGCCGCGATCGTTCGCACCGACGTGGTTCGAAAGGAGCTGTTCCCCGACCCGTCCTACACCGACGAGGAGTCGCGACGGACGTACGAGGCGGTGTTCGACCGCGCTGGCGACCGCCTCGCCGGCGGCGATTCGGTCGTCCTCGACGGAACGTTCCGACGGGCGGCCCGCCGACAGGAGGCGCGCGACCTCGCCGAGCGTCGCGGCGCCGAGCTTCAACTGGTTCGCGTCAGGTGCGACGAGCAGACCGCGAAGGCCCGCATCCGGTCGCGAGCGGACGACCCATCGGACGCGGACGTCGACGTGTACGACCTGCTCCGCGAGGAGTTCGAGCCGGTCGATGACTCGGTTGTCGTCGACAACTCCGGCGACCTCGACGCGACGCTCGCGCGGGTTCGAACCCTGTTCTGA
- a CDS encoding NUDIX hydrolase, whose protein sequence is MSGDSDDDLAWETLDSDIDYSCPGFDVRRDDVRLPDGTETDFHYVDEPPAVVILPFTPDGDVVLVEEWRQAVGRVNRGLPAGGVEDDDADLAAAARRELREETGYEAESVERFHAVEPANGFANSVHHYFLARGCTPSETADLDLDFNESIRPVTADYARFRDAVFAGNVRDGRAVLGVSMYEHAHGERDAD, encoded by the coding sequence ATGAGCGGCGACTCGGACGACGACCTCGCGTGGGAGACGCTCGACAGCGACATCGACTACTCGTGTCCCGGCTTCGACGTCCGGCGCGACGACGTCCGGCTCCCCGACGGCACCGAGACGGACTTCCACTACGTCGACGAGCCGCCGGCGGTGGTGATCCTCCCGTTCACCCCCGACGGCGACGTGGTACTCGTCGAGGAGTGGCGCCAGGCCGTCGGGCGGGTGAATCGAGGGCTCCCCGCCGGCGGCGTCGAGGACGACGACGCCGACCTCGCCGCGGCCGCACGGCGCGAACTCCGCGAGGAGACCGGCTACGAGGCCGAGTCGGTCGAGCGGTTCCACGCGGTCGAACCCGCGAACGGCTTCGCAAACTCCGTGCACCACTACTTCCTCGCGCGCGGGTGCACGCCCTCGGAGACGGCGGATCTCGACCTCGACTTCAACGAGAGCATTCGCCCCGTGACCGCCGACTACGCTCGCTTCCGCGACGCCGTGTTCGCCGGCAACGTCCGCGACGGCCGTGCCGTCCTCGGCGTGTCGATGTACGAACATGCCCACGGCGAGCGGGACGCGGACTGA
- a CDS encoding CPBP family intramembrane glutamic endopeptidase, with the protein MVSLGPLQTLTAWFRSLDPRIQALVVAPAIGFSGIVAAGVIVLVVFVVLGLVGYRPSPLVLIGLSLVLVQGISFGGVASIYLIRAGRSPLSLFRVPTLRDVAVAVGGFVGSLAILIAASTLVQQAGAPTADNEIAQFGAENPEVLLLLIPAAFIFIGPGEEILFRGVVQSRLREAFSPWVAIPLASVIFGAVHYVALTGNAPGRIVTIGILSTLTLVFGATYEYTDNLVVPSFIHGAYDAVLFAGLYVVVVYGPETDTPSETAALVIGDVLALLPAV; encoded by the coding sequence ATGGTCTCGCTCGGCCCGCTCCAGACGCTGACCGCGTGGTTCCGGTCGCTGGACCCGCGGATACAGGCCCTCGTCGTCGCGCCCGCGATCGGCTTCTCCGGCATCGTCGCCGCGGGGGTCATCGTCCTCGTCGTGTTCGTCGTGCTCGGCCTCGTCGGCTATCGGCCGTCGCCGCTGGTGCTCATCGGCCTGTCGCTCGTGCTCGTGCAGGGGATCTCCTTCGGCGGCGTCGCCTCGATCTACCTGATACGGGCGGGACGCTCGCCGCTGTCGCTGTTTCGAGTTCCCACGCTTCGCGACGTTGCCGTCGCCGTCGGCGGCTTCGTCGGGTCGCTGGCGATCCTGATCGCGGCGAGCACGCTCGTCCAGCAGGCCGGCGCGCCGACCGCCGACAACGAGATCGCACAGTTCGGCGCCGAGAACCCCGAGGTGCTGCTGCTGCTCATCCCCGCGGCGTTCATCTTCATCGGCCCCGGCGAGGAGATCCTGTTCCGCGGCGTCGTCCAGAGCCGACTCCGGGAGGCGTTCTCCCCGTGGGTCGCTATTCCGCTCGCGAGCGTCATCTTCGGCGCGGTCCACTACGTCGCGCTCACGGGCAACGCTCCCGGCCGGATCGTCACGATCGGCATCCTTTCGACGCTGACGCTCGTGTTCGGCGCGACCTACGAGTACACCGACAACCTCGTCGTCCCGTCGTTCATCCACGGCGCCTACGACGCCGTGCTGTTCGCGGGGCTGTACGTCGTCGTCGTGTACGGCCCCGAGACGGACACCCCCAGCGAGACGGCGGCACTCGTCATCGGGGACGTGCTGGCGTTGCTTCCGGCGGTCTGA
- the tgtA gene encoding tRNA guanosine(15) transglycosylase TgtA, translated as MRDHFEIRDHDAAGRIGELTVPRAGVTVETPALLPVINPNIETIDPSRLRAEFGADMLITNSYIIRTTDDVRERALEEGLHDMLGFDGAIMTDSGSFQLAEYGEIDTTTTEILEFQRDIGSDVGTPVDIPTPPDVSREQAESDLEITRQALADAEAVDVGDMLVNAPVQGSTYPDLRERAGREAAATDLDVFPVGAVVPMMNGYRYDDMVDAVAAAKRGLAEDCPVHLFGAGHPMMFALAVALGCDLFDSAAYALMARDGRYLTVSGTEQLEDLDYLPCSCPICHEHTPEELRAAQGEEQESLLAEHNLHVTFEELRRVKQAIRDGDLLELVEKRARGHPAMVDGYRALLEHADQLERIDSASKGTFFGLSDESARRPEVGRHHDRLARLSVPDPLLCSEYGAPSDHDYDEVWRVVPPFGPFPRALSETYPLTAEVPDRTDPAAERAAAEGVRALVRANPDTDVTLAHEGWSTDALEVVPESVTLEDLNADGYRDRNDGNAAGDDSDATVPAESRSESQ; from the coding sequence ATGCGCGACCACTTCGAGATCCGGGATCACGACGCGGCCGGCCGCATCGGGGAGTTGACCGTCCCCCGTGCGGGCGTCACCGTCGAGACTCCCGCCCTTCTCCCGGTTATCAACCCCAACATCGAGACGATCGATCCGAGTCGCCTCCGCGCGGAGTTCGGCGCCGACATGCTGATCACCAACTCCTACATCATCCGCACGACCGACGACGTGCGCGAGCGGGCGCTGGAGGAGGGGCTCCACGACATGCTCGGCTTCGACGGCGCGATCATGACCGACTCCGGGAGCTTCCAGCTCGCGGAGTACGGCGAGATCGACACCACGACGACCGAGATCCTGGAGTTCCAGCGCGACATCGGCAGCGACGTGGGAACCCCGGTCGACATCCCCACGCCGCCGGACGTGAGCCGCGAGCAGGCCGAGTCCGACCTGGAGATCACTCGGCAGGCCCTCGCCGACGCCGAGGCGGTCGACGTGGGCGACATGCTCGTGAACGCGCCCGTGCAGGGGAGTACCTACCCGGATCTCCGCGAGCGCGCCGGCCGCGAGGCCGCCGCGACGGACCTCGACGTGTTCCCGGTCGGCGCGGTCGTACCGATGATGAACGGCTACCGCTACGACGACATGGTCGACGCCGTCGCCGCCGCGAAACGCGGACTCGCGGAGGACTGCCCGGTCCACCTGTTCGGCGCGGGCCACCCGATGATGTTCGCGCTGGCGGTCGCCCTCGGCTGTGATCTGTTCGACTCGGCCGCCTATGCGCTGATGGCACGCGACGGGCGGTACCTCACGGTCTCGGGAACGGAGCAGTTGGAGGACCTCGACTACCTCCCGTGTTCGTGTCCTATCTGCCACGAGCACACGCCCGAGGAGCTTCGGGCAGCCCAGGGTGAAGAGCAGGAGTCGCTGCTCGCCGAGCACAATCTCCACGTCACCTTCGAGGAACTCCGCCGCGTGAAGCAGGCGATCCGCGACGGCGACCTGCTGGAACTCGTCGAGAAGCGCGCCCGCGGCCACCCCGCGATGGTCGACGGCTACCGCGCCCTCCTCGAACACGCCGATCAACTGGAGCGGATCGACAGCGCCTCCAAGGGGACGTTCTTCGGACTCTCCGACGAGTCCGCGCGGCGGCCCGAGGTGGGCCGCCACCACGACCGCCTCGCGCGCCTGTCAGTTCCCGACCCCCTGCTGTGTTCGGAGTACGGCGCGCCATCCGACCACGACTACGACGAGGTCTGGCGCGTCGTCCCGCCGTTCGGCCCGTTCCCCCGCGCGCTCTCGGAGACGTACCCGCTGACCGCCGAGGTACCCGATCGCACCGATCCGGCCGCCGAGCGCGCCGCCGCCGAGGGGGTCCGAGCGCTCGTCCGGGCGAACCCCGACACCGATGTCACGCTCGCGCACGAAGGCTGGAGCACGGACGCGCTCGAGGTCGTCCCCGAGTCGGTGACACTGGAGGACCTGAACGCGGACGGGTATCGTGACCGCAACGACGGCAACGCCGCCGGTGACGACTCGGACGCGACTGTTCCTGCCGAATCCCGAAGCGAAAGCCAATAA
- the arcS gene encoding archaeosine synthase subunit alpha: MTDYFEIHERDGPARLGELRLDSPLTTPALADDVTRDAGSLWNAERDVPTGDDAVLTILPHRAYPAGTREEVVDAFAPDYAESAAAVDAATAAVITSDAPEAGGAADASVDAYVLSNAQGVVGHASAFADAVIDVREAVPADTALYLSGVATPLNVATLVYAGVDLVDAKRARVKGSQGMYLTDEGERFLEDLDELPCSCPACQVPREEFDRAACEKHNVNALAAELRRVRRRIREGRLRDYVEGQARHEQWLTAAFRELDQQYAYVEERAPVARNNELAAATSDTIRRPEIQRFAQRVSERYVNRFRNPLVLVPCSARKPYSESQSHGQFHDAVQFRAHLASMTSPIGVVPQELELTYPAQHYDTVVTGRWSEDEKQFVAEVLRRYLERNEYPRVIAHVPEDGYRAICERVEEQVDVPFEYTVEGHPTTTESIGNLMSTLDGELKYTKRERQHNTVRAIADYMLGDGAGDDLFDELNTRSRYPKLQVRDDEEELLATMVPTYGALAFTLAGARRWVDSDAPTKTVEIDSFVPQGSVLAPGVVDADDDIRVGDEVVVEGPRAFAVGRAEMHGAEMCSSTRGIAVDVRHSEEL; the protein is encoded by the coding sequence ATGACCGATTACTTCGAGATCCACGAGCGGGACGGGCCCGCTCGGCTCGGGGAACTCCGCCTCGACTCCCCGCTCACGACCCCGGCGCTCGCGGACGACGTGACCCGCGACGCCGGGTCGCTGTGGAACGCCGAGCGCGACGTTCCGACGGGCGACGACGCGGTGCTCACGATCCTTCCACACCGCGCGTACCCTGCGGGCACCCGTGAGGAGGTCGTCGACGCGTTCGCCCCCGACTACGCCGAGTCGGCCGCCGCCGTCGACGCGGCGACCGCCGCTGTCATCACCAGCGACGCGCCCGAGGCGGGCGGCGCCGCCGACGCGTCCGTGGACGCGTACGTGCTCTCGAACGCGCAGGGCGTCGTCGGCCACGCCTCGGCGTTCGCCGACGCAGTGATCGACGTACGCGAGGCGGTCCCCGCCGACACCGCGCTGTACCTGTCGGGGGTCGCCACGCCGCTGAACGTCGCGACGCTCGTGTACGCCGGCGTCGACCTCGTCGACGCGAAGCGCGCACGAGTGAAGGGGTCGCAGGGCATGTACCTCACCGACGAGGGCGAGCGGTTCCTGGAGGACCTTGACGAACTCCCCTGCTCGTGTCCCGCGTGTCAGGTACCGCGCGAGGAGTTCGACCGCGCCGCCTGCGAGAAGCACAACGTCAACGCCCTCGCGGCCGAACTCCGACGCGTCCGCCGGCGTATTCGCGAGGGCCGCCTCCGCGACTACGTCGAGGGACAGGCCCGCCACGAGCAGTGGCTCACCGCGGCGTTCCGCGAGTTGGACCAGCAGTACGCCTACGTGGAGGAGCGCGCACCCGTCGCTCGCAACAACGAACTTGCGGCGGCGACGAGCGACACGATCCGCCGGCCGGAGATCCAGCGGTTCGCGCAGCGCGTGAGCGAGCGCTACGTCAACCGCTTCCGCAACCCGCTCGTGCTGGTTCCGTGTTCGGCGCGCAAGCCGTACTCCGAGAGCCAGAGCCACGGGCAGTTCCACGACGCCGTCCAGTTCCGCGCGCACCTCGCGTCGATGACCTCGCCCATCGGCGTCGTCCCGCAGGAACTGGAACTCACCTACCCCGCCCAGCACTACGACACCGTGGTGACCGGGCGGTGGTCGGAGGACGAGAAGCAGTTCGTCGCCGAGGTGCTCCGGCGATATCTGGAGCGCAACGAGTATCCCAGAGTGATCGCCCACGTCCCCGAGGACGGCTACCGAGCGATCTGCGAGCGCGTCGAGGAGCAGGTCGACGTGCCCTTCGAGTACACGGTCGAGGGCCACCCGACGACGACCGAGTCCATCGGGAACCTCATGTCCACCCTCGACGGGGAGTTGAAGTACACGAAGCGGGAGCGCCAGCACAACACCGTTCGCGCTATCGCGGACTACATGCTCGGCGACGGCGCCGGCGACGACCTGTTCGACGAGCTGAACACGCGCTCGCGGTACCCCAAGCTCCAGGTCCGCGACGACGAGGAGGAACTGCTCGCGACGATGGTGCCCACCTACGGCGCGCTGGCGTTCACCCTCGCGGGCGCCCGCCGGTGGGTCGACAGCGACGCGCCGACGAAGACCGTCGAGATCGACTCGTTCGTCCCACAAGGGAGCGTGCTCGCCCCCGGCGTCGTCGACGCGGACGACGACATCCGCGTCGGCGACGAGGTCGTCGTCGAGGGGCCGCGGGCGTTCGCGGTCGGCCGCGCGGAGATGCACGGCGCGGAGATGTGCTCGTCGACCCGGGGGATCGCGGTCGACGTGCGCCACAGCGAGGAGTTGTAA